The Halomicronema hongdechloris C2206 genome includes a window with the following:
- a CDS encoding phosphodiester glycosidase family protein, with protein MVKGRKHRQRYDQRYRWITWIAVGLGLSIWLPISAPAYQPPAWGNAAGATALVGQVPSQIKPEDHAAAGNRIILNGTPIRGSWQQRSGHLGVSDTALIDIGVEFLNTTRADRQPVQWFSNPEVQPLPLTAWHDAGDRYLDLSPLANQADWSWDIRGGVLSLHTPTAAIQALRRGRQSWGDRIVLDLDRATTWQVAEDLGAVTVTVQAAAPPQDRSKQPLTIEGNLISSVTLRPGPSQTQLHVRMDESARPRVWTLPDPPRLIIDVRQDTLVTKDIVWAPGLRWQQRYVALGDRSFPVYSLIVDPRQANIAVRPIWTDPTTATGIAPLVTTARRWQTAAAINGGYFNRNNRLPLGAIRRDGQWISGPILDRGVAAWDETGNLLLDRLALQQSITLAGGQRFPIQAINSGYVQAGIGLYTSAWGTTYSPIIDNEVLVTVSDGRVLNQVAAGTAGSTAVAIPSQGYLLAVRAYRDAAIALSPGTSVQLTSQPRPAAFGDYPHAIGGGPLLLKGGRIVLDTTAEGFSQAFATQAAPRSALGQRATGEWVFVAAHNSPGGRGLTLSELAHLMQQLGCVQALNLDGGSSSSLYLGGSLLNRNPRTAARVHNGIGIFIRP; from the coding sequence ATGGTTAAGGGTCGCAAACACCGCCAGAGGTATGACCAGCGATATAGGTGGATAACGTGGATCGCCGTTGGCCTGGGTCTGTCTATCTGGCTGCCAATATCAGCCCCAGCCTATCAACCTCCCGCTTGGGGTAACGCTGCAGGAGCTACCGCCTTAGTGGGCCAGGTCCCCTCCCAAATCAAGCCAGAGGATCACGCCGCAGCAGGAAACCGCATCATCCTCAATGGCACTCCAATCAGGGGATCTTGGCAGCAACGATCCGGGCATCTGGGGGTGAGTGACACGGCTCTAATCGACATCGGCGTGGAATTCCTAAACACCACTAGGGCCGATCGACAACCGGTGCAGTGGTTTTCCAATCCTGAGGTCCAGCCCTTACCTCTGACGGCCTGGCATGATGCTGGAGACCGTTACTTGGACCTGTCGCCCCTGGCCAATCAGGCAGACTGGTCCTGGGATATTCGGGGAGGGGTGCTCTCCCTCCATACCCCCACCGCTGCGATACAGGCTCTACGTCGAGGCCGACAATCCTGGGGCGATCGCATCGTCCTCGATTTAGACCGTGCCACTACTTGGCAAGTGGCGGAAGACCTAGGCGCTGTCACTGTTACTGTGCAGGCTGCCGCCCCTCCCCAAGATCGTTCGAAACAGCCCTTGACTATCGAGGGAAACCTGATCTCATCAGTAACCCTACGGCCGGGGCCATCACAAACTCAGCTGCACGTTCGCATGGATGAATCAGCCCGTCCTCGAGTCTGGACCTTACCTGACCCGCCGCGCTTAATCATTGATGTGCGTCAAGATACCTTAGTCACCAAAGATATTGTCTGGGCCCCCGGCTTGCGATGGCAGCAGCGATATGTGGCGCTGGGGGATCGCTCATTTCCGGTTTACAGCCTGATCGTCGATCCCCGCCAGGCCAATATTGCCGTGCGCCCGATCTGGACAGATCCCACCACGGCTACAGGCATTGCTCCCTTAGTGACCACGGCTCGCCGCTGGCAAACAGCTGCGGCCATTAACGGCGGTTACTTCAATCGGAATAATCGTCTGCCCCTAGGGGCTATCCGTCGAGATGGACAGTGGATTTCTGGTCCCATTCTTGACCGGGGAGTCGCCGCTTGGGATGAAACGGGCAACCTACTCCTCGATCGCCTGGCTTTGCAGCAATCTATCACCCTGGCCGGGGGACAGCGCTTCCCCATCCAAGCGATCAACAGTGGCTATGTCCAGGCTGGCATCGGCCTATATACATCGGCTTGGGGGACAACCTACAGTCCCATTATCGATAATGAGGTGCTGGTGACAGTTAGCGATGGTAGGGTCTTAAACCAGGTTGCCGCCGGGACCGCTGGTAGTACGGCAGTAGCGATTCCGTCCCAAGGCTATTTACTCGCTGTACGGGCCTATCGAGATGCTGCGATCGCACTTTCCCCAGGTACCTCCGTACAACTGACCTCCCAGCCTCGACCAGCTGCCTTTGGCGATTATCCCCATGCCATAGGGGGCGGTCCCCTCTTACTCAAAGGGGGCCGCATTGTTTTAGATACCACCGCTGAAGGCTTTAGCCAAGCCTTTGCCACCCAAGCAGCTCCCCGCAGCGCCCTAGGGCAACGAGCCACTGGCGAATGGGTGTTTGTTGCCGCCCACAACAGCCCCGGCGGTCGCGGCCTCACCCTCAGCGAGCTTGCTCACTTAATGCAGCAATTGGGGTGTGTCCAGGCCCTTAACCTAGACGGTGGCAGCTCCTCCAGCCTCTACCTAGGGGGATCCTTACTCAACCGCAATCCCCGCACCGCCGCTCGAGTTCACAATGGCATTGGCATATTTATCAGGCCTTGA